The Mytilus galloprovincialis chromosome 7, xbMytGall1.hap1.1, whole genome shotgun sequence genome has a window encoding:
- the LOC143082176 gene encoding BTB/POZ domain-containing protein kctd15-like — MHLDNQLEMSGSEIIHLNVGGTVYTTTRSTLCRYPDSMLGAMFRGDIPSRLDLNGHYFIDRDGEIFKYILNFLRSSKLSLPNDFKDYDLLLSEADFYQISPLIELVIQTQDDSSQNKSHTHYLEIIEVRIGTTATMPSKNSRVKTIMIGRKDVILSLPIQLIGEDAIERLDTTNGMDYVELELNSANIRLRLAETLKNSNWELVHSNLSSSSSVKSANGGSLCIEQTYRDRWMLNLPKIKKFVTYM, encoded by the coding sequence ATGCATCTTGACAACCAGCTGGAAATGAGTGGGTCTGAGATAATACACCTAAATGTAGGTGGCACTGTTTACACTACAACAAGATCTACATTGTGCAGATATCCAGATTCAATGTTAGGAGCCATGTTTAGAGGAGACATTCCATCAAGGCTAGATCTGAATGGACATtattttatagatagagatggtgaaatttttaaatatattttgaattttctcCGATCATCAAAACTAAGTTTGCCAAATGATTTCAAAGATTATGACTTACTGTTAAGTGAAGCTGACTTTTACCAGATTAGTCCCTTGATAGAATTAGTGATACAGACACAAGATGATTCCTCCCAAAATAAATCTCATACTCATTACTTAGAAATTATAGAGGTTAGGATAGGGACAACTGCAACAATGCCGTCCAAAAACTCACGAGTAAAAACAATAATGATAGGTAGGAAAGATGTCATTTTGTCATTACCCATACAGTTGATAGGTGAGGATGCCATTGAACGCCTGGACACAACCAATGGTATGGATTATGTAGAATTAGAGTTGAACAGTGCGAACATCAGATTGAGGCTTGCAGAAACACTGAAAAACAGTAACTGGGAACTAGTTCATTCTAACTTGTCATCGTCATCATCAGTAAAGAGTGCTAACGGTGGGTCCCTGTGTATAGAACAAACATACAGAGATCGTTGGATGTTAAATCtgccaaaaataaaaaagtttgtaACATACATGTAG